Genomic segment of Pseudomonadota bacterium:
ATCATGCCACAGTTCTGCCGGAGGCCGTGATGGCTTGTGCGGCGGTTGATTTTGTTTTGCGCGGTGAAGCTGAGAATTCCCTGCCGCGGCTGGCCGCGCTGGTCCGGCAGGATCGAGAGACGGCGGAGGAAGCGTTGTCGGCGATTCCCGGTCTGGTTTGGCGGCGGCCCACCGGCGTTATTGAGCCGGCGGCCCCGGCCGTTGTCGATGACCTTGACGCGCAGCCGCCGCCGGCCGTCCATTTACTGAAAAGCTCATTTTATCGCCGTCACGGGCGCGCCGGCGCGGTGATCGTGGCGAGCCGGGGCTGTCCTTTGCGGTGCAGTTACTGTGCGGTCAGCGCCGCCGGCGGTCCGCCATATCGAAGGCGATCCCTGGCCGGGGTGATGGTTGAAATCGAGCGCGCGATTTGTGGGCAAGGGGCGGGGTTTATCGATTTCGAGGATGAAAATCTAAGTCTCGACCGGGGGTGGTTCATGGAATTGCTGGCTGCTCTCGCGAGGTTGCGCCGCGACCATGTTTTTGAGTTGCGGGCTATGAATGGACTTTTTCCGCCGTCCCTGGATGAGCCGATGATCGCGGCCATGGCCGC
This window contains:
- a CDS encoding radical SAM protein, translating into MVLRSFMSDIALVQPPLEDFYLTGKRTVPYGLLALAAALEKRGFSVTLVDALATAKNKIIPRPSAMDYLEPHFGRPDRSPFALFHHYRHFGYSFAHVAELVSRSGAFLVGISSLFTPYHEAALETARIIKKRLPTCKIVVGGHHATVLPEAVMACAAVDFVLRGEAENSLPRLAALVRQDRETAEEALSAIPGLVWRRPTGVIEPAAPAVVDDLDAQPPPAVHLLKSSFYRRHGRAGAVIVASRGCPLRCSYCAVSAAGGPPYRRRSLAGVMVEIERAICGQGAGFIDFEDENLSLDRGWFMELLAALARLRRDHVFELRAMNGLFPPSLDEPMIAAMAA